One region of Armigeres subalbatus isolate Guangzhou_Male chromosome 3, GZ_Asu_2, whole genome shotgun sequence genomic DNA includes:
- the LOC134228056 gene encoding ejaculatory bulb-specific protein 3-like — translation MKIVILFALVACAIAQENYPTKYDNIDVENILNSDRHFKGYFNCLMETGPCTPEGNELKKYLPDAIASGCNKCSEKQLELTAKVVKFLVEERPEEWKALRGKYDPDNTFAEKYREVAAKYGIPL, via the coding sequence atgaaaatcgttatccTGTTTGCTCTTGTGGCTTGCGCCATCGCCCAGGAGAACTATCCCACCAAGTACGACAACATCGACGTGGAAAACATCCTCAACTCGGATCGTCACTTCAAGGGCTACTTCAACTGCCTGATGGAAACCGGACCGTGCACTCCCGAAGGAAACGAGCTGAAGAAATACCTGCCGGATGCCATTGCGTCGGGATGTAACAAGTGCAGTGAGAAGCAGCTAGAGTTGACGGCCAAGGTGGTCAAGTTTTTGGTCGAAGAACGTCCCGAAGAGTGGAAGGCTCTGCGAGGAAAATACGATCCTGACAACACCTTTGCCGAGAAGTACCGCGAAGTGGCAGCCAAGTATGGTATTCCGCTGTGA
- the LOC134227003 gene encoding ejaculatory bulb-specific protein 3-like, translated as MKILILLTLVAMAMAQDGYPTKYDNIDVDEILNSDRLFKNYFNCLMDAGPCTPEGNELKKYLPDAISTGCVKCNDKQREITAKVVKFLIEQRPEEWNALRGKYDPDNTYATKYRDEAAKLGIKL; from the coding sequence ATGAAAATTCTAATCCTGCTAACTTTGGTTGCGATGGCCATGGCCCAGGATGGCTATCCCACCAAGTACGATAACATCGATGTGGATGAAATCCTCAACTCGGATCGCCTCTTCAAGAACTATTTCAACTGCCTGATGGATGCCGGTCCCTGCACGCCCGAAGGAAATGAACTGAAGAAATATCTACCGGATGCCATTTCAACAGGGTGTGTCAAGTGCAATGACAAGCAACGCGAGATTACTGCTAAGGTGGTGAAGTTTTTGATCGAGCAGCGTCCTGAAGAGTGGAACGCCCTGCGAGGCAAGTACGATCCCGATAACACCTACGCCACTAAGTACCGCGATGAAGCAGCCAAGTTGGGAATCAAACTGTGA
- the LOC134227785 gene encoding ejaculatory bulb-specific protein 3-like yields the protein MKIVILLTLLAMAIAQDSYPTKYDNIDVDEILNSDRLFKNYYNCLMDAGPCTPEGNELKKYLPDAISNGCTKCSEKQRELTAKVVKFLIEQRPDEWTALRGKYDPDNTFVEKYRDQASKYGIQL from the coding sequence ATGAAGATCGTAATCCTTCTCACTTTGTTGGCGATGGCCATCGCCCAGGACAGCTATCCCACCAAGTACGATAACATCGATGTGGATGAAATCCTCAACTCGGATCGTCTCTTCAAGAATTACTACAACTGCCTGATGGATGCTGGTCCCTGTACCCCCGAAGGAAACGAGCTGAAAAAGTATCTACCGGATGCCATTTCAAATGGATGTACCAAATGTAGCGAAAAGCAACGTGAGCTAACTGCCAAAGTGGTCAAGTTTTTGATCGAACAGCGCCCGGATGAGTGGACGGCCCTGCGAGGCAAATACGATCCCGACAACACCTTCGTAGAGAAGTATCGGGACCAGGCGTCCAAGTATGGAATCCAATTGTAG